One genomic segment of Magnetococcales bacterium includes these proteins:
- a CDS encoding dynamin family protein: MFDNTNQIERRLQSLEKHLKQENPVLLQVVQSFRELDRVAYRMGLLSREDSFATQVPWWPLISILGTFSSGKSTFINSYLGQKLQRTGNQAVDDKFTVICYAKEDKSHTLPGLALDSDPRFPFYEIGREVEHVVSGEGRRIDSYLQLKTCPTEALRGKIIIDSPGFDADAQRTSILRIVDHIINLSDLVLVFFDARHPEPGAMRDTLEHLVNQTISRHDSNKFLYILNQIDCTAREANLEDVVAAWQRSLAQCGLTAGRFYQIFDNDAANPIDDETVKAHYLARRDEDMADITLRMQRVEVERAYRIIGVLENTAKMITEEVVPKMSELIGRWRKLVLTMDGVLAVIVFILGSAVASSPVMEPVIQGLLGLNWLDPQTWGWKDMLLALGAAAVGTGLVYLHFMARRFARFLVLRTLPAEARKHDLRNLVRSAFLRNTRSVRSLFQKVPSGWSPGTRNRVLRVLKDSDMYVQNLNDQFTNPSGKATNKNSKVQLEVS; the protein is encoded by the coding sequence ATGTTCGATAACACGAACCAGATCGAAAGACGCCTGCAAAGCCTGGAAAAACACCTCAAGCAGGAAAACCCCGTTCTATTGCAGGTTGTGCAGAGCTTCCGGGAGCTGGATCGGGTTGCCTATCGCATGGGGCTGCTCTCTCGGGAGGACTCCTTCGCCACCCAGGTCCCCTGGTGGCCGCTGATCTCCATTCTGGGCACCTTTTCCTCGGGAAAATCGACCTTTATCAACTCTTATCTGGGGCAGAAGCTGCAACGCACCGGCAATCAGGCGGTGGACGACAAATTCACCGTGATCTGCTATGCCAAGGAAGACAAATCCCATACCCTGCCCGGCCTGGCCCTCGATTCCGATCCGCGGTTCCCCTTTTACGAAATCGGGCGGGAGGTGGAGCATGTGGTCTCCGGGGAGGGTCGCCGCATCGACTCCTATCTGCAATTGAAGACCTGCCCGACGGAGGCCTTGCGCGGCAAGATCATCATCGACTCCCCCGGCTTCGATGCCGATGCGCAACGCACCTCCATTCTGCGCATCGTGGATCATATCATCAATCTGTCGGACCTGGTGCTGGTCTTTTTCGATGCGCGGCATCCGGAACCCGGCGCCATGCGGGACACATTGGAACACCTGGTCAACCAGACCATCAGCCGTCACGACTCCAACAAATTTCTCTACATCCTCAACCAGATCGACTGCACCGCCCGAGAAGCCAATCTGGAGGATGTGGTCGCCGCCTGGCAGCGTTCCCTGGCGCAGTGTGGCCTGACGGCTGGGCGTTTCTACCAGATTTTCGACAACGACGCCGCCAATCCCATCGACGACGAGACGGTCAAAGCCCACTATCTGGCCCGCCGCGACGAAGACATGGCCGACATCACCCTGCGCATGCAACGGGTGGAAGTGGAGCGGGCCTACCGCATCATCGGCGTGCTGGAAAACACCGCCAAGATGATCACGGAAGAGGTGGTGCCGAAAATGAGTGAGCTGATCGGTCGCTGGCGCAAGCTGGTGTTGACCATGGACGGCGTTCTGGCGGTGATCGTCTTCATTCTGGGCAGCGCCGTGGCCTCTTCTCCGGTCATGGAACCCGTGATCCAGGGACTGCTGGGCCTCAACTGGCTGGATCCCCAAACCTGGGGCTGGAAGGATATGCTGCTGGCTCTGGGAGCCGCCGCCGTCGGCACCGGGCTGGTCTATCTGCACTTCATGGCGCGGCGTTTCGCCCGCTTCCTGGTGCTGCGCACCCTGCCCGCCGAAGCCCGCAAGCATGATCTGCGCAATCTGGTACGGTCCGCCTTCCTGCGCAACACCCGCAGCGTGCGTTCCCTCTTTCAGAAAGTTCCCAGCGGCTGGAGCCCCGGCACCCGCAATCGGGTTCTCAGGGTGCTGAAAGACAGCGACATGTACGTCCAGAACCTCAACGACCAGTTCACCAATCCGTCGGGCAAAGCGACCAACAAGAATTCCAAGGTACAGTTGGAAGTCAGTTAA
- the fur gene encoding ferric iron uptake transcriptional regulator — protein sequence MSEREQETPVNMNSSLRQAGLKATVPRLKIMSLFQSEESQHLSAEEVYKRLLSEGEEVGLATIYRVLMQFEQAGLLRRHHFEGGKAVFELNQGDHHDHLVCLQCGRVEEFYDEEIERRQKELALKRGFQVQDHALYLYADCLKADCPFRHHES from the coding sequence ATGTCGGAGAGAGAGCAGGAGACTCCTGTCAACATGAACAGCAGCTTGAGACAGGCCGGATTGAAAGCCACCGTGCCCCGGTTAAAGATCATGAGCCTGTTCCAGTCCGAGGAGAGCCAGCATCTGTCCGCGGAAGAGGTCTACAAACGACTGCTTTCGGAGGGAGAAGAGGTGGGGCTGGCCACCATCTACCGGGTTCTCATGCAATTTGAACAGGCTGGATTGCTGCGTCGCCACCATTTCGAGGGCGGCAAGGCGGTTTTTGAATTGAACCAGGGAGATCACCACGACCATCTCGTTTGCCTGCAGTGCGGTCGGGTGGAGGAGTTCTACGACGAGGAGATCGAGCGCCGTCAGAAGGAGTTGGCCTTGAAGCGCGGTTTTCAGGTCCAGGATCATGCCCTCTATCTCTATGCGGACTGCCTGAAAGCCGATTGTCCCTTCCGTCACCACGAATCGTAA
- the dmeF gene encoding CDF family Co(II)/Ni(II) efflux transporter DmeF, translated as MNHEHTEWQHPHLFGLDEHNQGERRTHVVIALTLVTMVVEIVVGYLTGSMALTADGWHMSTHAAALGVTAFAYAMARRHAANPRFTFGTGKVGPLAGFANAIALAMVSLLIAVESAERLISPIEVNFHTAMIVAVVGLVVNLASAWLLGEDHHHHGHGGHHDDHDDHDDHDHDDHDHDHDHDHDHDHDHDH; from the coding sequence ATGAACCACGAACACACGGAATGGCAACACCCGCATCTTTTTGGCCTGGATGAACACAATCAGGGGGAAAGACGAACCCATGTCGTCATAGCTCTTACACTAGTTACCATGGTTGTTGAAATTGTCGTCGGTTACCTGACCGGCTCCATGGCCCTGACGGCGGATGGTTGGCACATGAGTACTCACGCTGCGGCTCTCGGCGTGACGGCGTTTGCCTATGCCATGGCGCGCCGCCACGCGGCCAATCCGCGTTTCACCTTCGGCACCGGCAAGGTGGGACCTTTGGCGGGTTTTGCCAATGCCATCGCCCTGGCCATGGTGAGCCTCCTGATTGCTGTGGAATCGGCGGAACGCTTGATCTCCCCGATCGAGGTCAACTTTCACACCGCCATGATCGTTGCCGTGGTGGGACTGGTGGTGAATCTGGCCAGCGCCTGGTTGCTGGGGGAGGATCATCACCATCATGGACATGGGGGTCACCATGACGACCATGACGACCATGACGACCATGACCATGACGACCATGACCATGACCATGACCATGACCATGACCATGACCATGACCATGACCATG
- a CDS encoding cation transporter, whose amino-acid sequence HDHDHDHDHDHDHDHDHDDHGLHHKDHNLRAAYLHVLADALTSVTAIVALGCGLFLGWNWLDPAMGLVGSAVIAYWSYGLVKDCAKVLLDAENTQETEEAIRKMVGQEVKGDILDLHVWRVGPKHLACILALTAPEPLEAAALKRRLQERFPDLQHLTLEINVCPQCKN is encoded by the coding sequence CCATGACCATGACCATGACCATGACCATGACCATGACCATGACCATGACCATGACGACCATGGCTTGCACCACAAGGACCACAATCTGCGGGCGGCCTATCTGCATGTTCTGGCGGATGCGCTGACCTCGGTGACGGCCATCGTGGCCTTGGGATGTGGACTGTTTCTGGGCTGGAACTGGCTGGATCCCGCCATGGGACTGGTGGGTTCGGCGGTGATCGCCTACTGGTCCTACGGGCTGGTCAAGGATTGCGCCAAGGTATTGCTGGATGCGGAAAACACCCAGGAGACGGAAGAGGCGATACGGAAGATGGTTGGGCAGGAGGTGAAGGGGGATATCCTGGACCTGCATGTCTGGCGGGTTGGCCCCAAACATCTGGCCTGCATCCTTGCCCTCACCGCCCCCGAACCCCTGGAGGCGGCGGCACTGAAGAGACGGTTGCAGGAGCGTTTTCCCGATCTGCAACACCTGACCCTGGAGATCAACGTCTGTCCCCAGTGCAAGAACTGA
- a CDS encoding RloB domain-containing protein: protein MSDGNEIILIITEDTHSGLDYLQSLIDHLGLKHRVEAISSDHPDPGNVIDSAIRVAKVRNRDVRIDRIFCLFDGDTFLRGGQESRNARNALQKGIRQKTTTGNPWQVLISTPCFEVFLLLHFQEMPGPVSLTKVSGRESWCLGVERMLSNVLQGEAGQKGYDKGQSLPFHLFRDKVRLAADRARRDEDSRRASGDPIVFFNPSTMVHHLIDVLLAERSGGARLPP, encoded by the coding sequence GTGAGCGATGGAAACGAAATAATACTAATAATTACAGAGGACACGCATAGCGGACTGGATTATCTTCAGTCTCTGATCGACCATTTGGGACTCAAGCATCGGGTCGAAGCAATCTCCAGCGACCATCCGGATCCGGGAAACGTTATCGACAGTGCGATTCGTGTGGCGAAAGTACGCAACCGGGATGTCCGGATTGATCGGATATTCTGCCTCTTCGACGGGGATACCTTTTTGCGAGGAGGGCAGGAGAGCCGGAATGCCCGAAATGCCTTGCAAAAAGGCATCCGCCAAAAGACGACTACCGGTAACCCCTGGCAGGTTCTGATTTCTACGCCTTGCTTCGAGGTCTTTCTGCTGCTCCATTTTCAGGAGATGCCGGGGCCGGTTTCCCTGACGAAGGTGTCCGGGAGAGAAAGCTGGTGCCTCGGTGTGGAAAGAATGCTGTCGAACGTCCTTCAGGGCGAAGCCGGGCAGAAGGGATATGACAAGGGCCAGTCTCTTCCGTTTCATCTCTTCAGGGACAAGGTGAGACTGGCTGCCGACAGGGCCAGACGGGACGAGGATTCGCGCCGCGCCTCGGGAGATCCGATTGTTTTTTTCAACCCCTCGACCATGGTTCACCACCTGATCGATGTGTTACTGGCGGAACGTTCAGGGGGAGCACGCCTCCCCCCCTGA
- a CDS encoding AAA family ATPase, with translation MLIEFSVANFGPFADEVTLSMVAANAYKEHRDRLIPSSAVGGDLVPLALVYGPNASGKSTLLKAMAFMKSAVLDSFKTPVSKSIGYRPFLLNRQGDQTSSGFEVILIAEDGNRYQYGFEADAARIWREWLYYWPGGYFRTIFTREWSPENDIYTWSPKRLGTNIPEYKSAWMDDVLPNRLFLSVVAQKLPETPMKTVYNWFNDRLVIRGNNEIPPVETFHLLEQPEGKKWILDWMRRADLTVSDVEIRRKMLAVYDVGTSLQEEGFDVGNFIHVEEGEGKKQSIESIKPILFRGGEEQDRIPLPYRHESDGTQKWFEMAGFWKKILEQGQIVLVDELETHLHHQLSEFLIDLFHNRKQNVKNAQLISTTHDVALMNEDLLRRDQVWICDKDASQSARLYPLSFFKPRKGEALLNGYLAGRYGGIPRVRRLGPIGEPW, from the coding sequence ATGTTGATCGAGTTCAGTGTCGCCAATTTTGGGCCTTTTGCCGACGAGGTGACCTTGTCGATGGTGGCGGCCAATGCCTACAAGGAGCATCGGGACCGTTTGATCCCCAGTTCCGCTGTTGGAGGGGATCTGGTTCCTCTGGCGCTGGTCTACGGTCCCAATGCTTCCGGCAAGTCGACGCTGTTGAAGGCGATGGCGTTCATGAAGTCGGCTGTATTGGATTCATTCAAAACACCTGTATCAAAAAGTATAGGCTACCGTCCCTTTCTTTTGAACCGGCAGGGGGATCAGACATCGTCTGGATTTGAGGTTATTCTGATTGCGGAAGATGGAAATCGCTATCAATACGGATTTGAGGCGGATGCTGCCCGGATCTGGCGGGAATGGCTTTATTACTGGCCGGGAGGTTATTTCAGAACGATCTTTACCAGGGAGTGGAGTCCAGAGAATGATATTTATACATGGTCTCCAAAACGATTAGGGACGAATATTCCGGAATATAAGTCTGCCTGGATGGATGATGTCTTGCCAAACCGGTTGTTTCTTTCGGTCGTTGCCCAAAAATTACCCGAAACGCCGATGAAAACGGTATACAATTGGTTTAATGATAGGCTCGTTATTAGAGGAAATAATGAAATACCACCCGTAGAAACATTTCACCTTCTTGAGCAACCTGAAGGAAAAAAATGGATATTGGATTGGATGAGGAGAGCTGATCTGACTGTTTCAGATGTCGAAATCAGGCGAAAAATGCTAGCTGTTTATGATGTAGGTACATCACTACAAGAAGAAGGATTTGATGTTGGGAATTTTATTCATGTCGAAGAGGGGGAGGGGAAGAAACAGTCTATAGAAAGTATTAAACCCATCTTATTTAGAGGCGGAGAGGAACAGGATAGAATACCACTTCCTTATCGGCATGAGTCGGATGGTACTCAAAAGTGGTTTGAAATGGCTGGTTTTTGGAAAAAGATCCTCGAACAGGGTCAGATCGTCTTGGTGGATGAACTGGAAACCCATTTGCACCATCAGCTCAGCGAGTTTTTGATTGATCTGTTTCATAACCGAAAACAAAATGTAAAAAATGCTCAACTCATCTCAACCACTCACGACGTGGCTCTGATGAATGAGGATCTTCTGCGGCGCGACCAGGTTTGGATCTGTGACAAGGATGCTTCGCAATCGGCCCGACTCTATCCGCTCTCCTTTTTCAAGCCGCGCAAGGGGGAAGCGTTGTTGAACGGCTATTTGGCCGGGCGTTACGGGGGTATTCCGCGGGTGCGGCGTTTAGGTCCTATCGGAGAACCATGGTGA
- the amrS gene encoding AmmeMemoRadiSam system radical SAM enzyme: MRRAEFWQTLEDGRIQCDVCPRRCRLKEGQQGLCFVRARQDDALVLTTYGRTSGFCVDPIEKKPLYQFLPGSSTFSFGTAGCNLVCKFCQNWHLSKAREASALSGSASPEAIVQAARRAGCASVSFTYNDPVIFLEYAVDVAQACREQGLASVAVTAGYINDAPRKRFFAAMDAANVDLKGFSERFYRQLTGGHLEVVLETLRYLVHETGVWVEITTLLIPGENDDPREIEAMCRWIREELGGQVPLHFTAFHPAWKLMDKPPTPLESLQRARNIALDQGLQHVYTGNLPDAAGSTTWCAGCGLALIRRRGWDILSYALDGAGCCRKCGTRCAGRFPTQAPDMAQRGRGPVRIL; the protein is encoded by the coding sequence ATGAGACGCGCCGAGTTTTGGCAAACCCTGGAGGATGGACGGATTCAATGCGATGTCTGCCCGCGACGGTGTCGCCTCAAAGAGGGGCAGCAGGGGCTCTGTTTCGTGCGCGCCAGGCAGGATGATGCGTTGGTTCTGACCACTTACGGGCGTACCAGCGGATTTTGTGTCGATCCCATCGAGAAAAAGCCCCTTTACCAGTTTCTGCCGGGCAGTTCCACTTTCTCTTTTGGTACGGCAGGGTGCAATCTGGTTTGCAAGTTTTGTCAGAACTGGCATCTCAGCAAGGCTCGGGAGGCGAGCGCCCTCTCCGGCAGCGCTTCTCCGGAGGCCATTGTCCAGGCTGCCCGACGGGCGGGTTGCGCCAGTGTTTCGTTCACCTACAACGACCCGGTGATCTTTCTGGAGTATGCGGTGGATGTGGCCCAGGCTTGTCGGGAGCAGGGGCTTGCAAGTGTGGCGGTGACGGCGGGGTATATCAACGACGCGCCGCGAAAGCGGTTCTTTGCGGCGATGGATGCGGCCAATGTCGATCTCAAGGGTTTTTCGGAGCGGTTTTATCGGCAGTTGACCGGTGGGCATCTGGAGGTGGTGCTGGAGACGTTGCGTTATCTGGTCCACGAAACCGGGGTTTGGGTGGAGATCACCACGTTACTGATTCCGGGGGAGAACGACGATCCCCGGGAGATCGAAGCCATGTGCCGCTGGATCCGGGAGGAGCTGGGGGGCCAGGTTCCGCTGCATTTCACCGCGTTTCATCCGGCCTGGAAGTTGATGGACAAACCGCCCACCCCCCTTGAGAGTTTGCAGCGGGCGCGAAACATCGCGTTGGATCAGGGACTGCAACACGTCTACACCGGCAATCTGCCCGATGCGGCGGGATCCACCACTTGGTGCGCCGGGTGTGGGCTGGCCCTGATCCGGCGGCGGGGCTGGGATATCCTGTCGTATGCCCTGGATGGTGCGGGGTGCTGCCGGAAGTGTGGAACGCGCTGTGCCGGGCGTTTTCCGACCCAGGCGCCGGACATGGCCCAGCGGGGCCGGGGGCCGGTTCGCATTCTGTGA
- a CDS encoding ferritin family protein, with product METAADFFKTAIYNEVKGAAFYNMAAEETENDESRMLFLKLADMEDGHTLELIRKAKNAPCGQGFDPEAYLKELESSMSSTISREEAAAIKKSDMPAVLQMAIALERNARDNYLNLANAATNPEVRQHCQVLAHEEEGHAKALENLLHSLEMTPDDRPGL from the coding sequence ATGGAAACTGCAGCCGATTTTTTCAAGACGGCCATTTACAACGAGGTCAAAGGTGCCGCCTTCTACAATATGGCCGCCGAAGAGACCGAAAACGATGAATCGAGGATGCTCTTCCTGAAACTGGCGGACATGGAAGACGGACATACCCTGGAGTTGATCCGCAAAGCCAAAAACGCCCCCTGCGGCCAGGGTTTCGATCCCGAAGCCTATTTGAAAGAGCTGGAATCCTCCATGTCCTCCACCATCTCCCGCGAAGAAGCGGCGGCCATCAAGAAAAGTGACATGCCCGCCGTGCTGCAGATGGCTATCGCCCTGGAACGGAATGCCCGGGACAACTACCTCAACCTGGCCAACGCCGCCACCAATCCGGAGGTTCGGCAACATTGCCAAGTGCTGGCCCATGAAGAGGAGGGACATGCCAAGGCGTTGGAAAACCTGCTCCATTCCCTGGAAATGACCCCCGACGACCGTCCGGGGTTGTAG
- a CDS encoding AMP-binding protein, producing the protein MFDLLSRLARYLTRRLLPLQVIEHGAWTIKRPGALLLCCNHHRGLPDALVMACLLPAGGSLLFPPGEKLRFGWLFRLLGVRPVAATADWEKTLRTLLQQGGRVATWWEYRPWHCSGTPPPRPKPLENLPWLAFQEEAALQPIHLRYGIHGSRFRPWRPLHRNGTLYANLFPPTPDPLGFTALAATPSRELLISRLETTLEQLRFTAGFHPRSLWENLLHSPLTSRQPLIADSTGLQLTGKQLIHRSIVLAILLRRHTPPGNAIGVLLPTSGAAVLVFFALQSLGRLPALLNFTLGSATLAACARQARLSVLVTSRRFVAQAKLEETLATLGREFPVLYLEDLKKSLSNRELLLSLYWSKRPKAWYRRSVPQSDPHQPAVLLFTSGSEGNPKAVQLSHANLLANCVQMGSRVSFGPGESLFNALPLFHSFGLTVCTLAPLFSGMRLFLHTSPLDFHNLPGLVFSSQATILAGTDTFLARWGRYARPADFQSLRLVFAGAEPLREETERLWHHQFGLRILQGYGATETSPVLAVNSPDRNLPGSVGPLLPGLAARLEPVPGLNHGGRLLVSGPNIMRGYLRDDGDHGLEIDDSGLAWYDTGDVAVFEEGGFLRLLGRVKRFAKVAGEMVSLGAIEELAHRVWPEGRHAALAHPDASRGEVVILVTECRDALLTQLLAAGREEGWGPVQLPRRLLFRAEIPSNGTGKIDYPALGKWLATDHP; encoded by the coding sequence ATGTTCGATCTCCTGTCCCGTCTCGCCCGATATCTGACGCGACGCCTGCTACCCCTGCAGGTGATCGAGCATGGCGCCTGGACGATCAAACGCCCCGGAGCCCTGCTGCTCTGCTGCAACCACCATCGGGGCCTGCCGGACGCCCTGGTCATGGCCTGCCTCCTGCCTGCCGGAGGCTCACTGCTGTTTCCTCCCGGAGAGAAACTGCGCTTCGGCTGGTTATTCCGCCTGCTGGGCGTTCGACCCGTGGCCGCCACGGCGGATTGGGAAAAAACCTTGCGCACCCTGCTGCAACAGGGTGGCCGGGTGGCAACCTGGTGGGAATACCGCCCCTGGCACTGCTCCGGAACACCTCCTCCACGCCCCAAACCGCTGGAAAACCTCCCCTGGCTGGCCTTTCAGGAAGAGGCCGCTTTGCAGCCCATCCATTTGCGTTACGGCATCCACGGTTCGCGCTTCCGCCCATGGCGCCCGCTGCATCGAAACGGGACTCTCTACGCCAACCTGTTTCCTCCGACGCCCGATCCGCTGGGTTTCACCGCGCTGGCGGCCACACCCTCCCGGGAACTCCTGATCTCCCGTCTGGAAACCACCCTGGAACAACTCCGTTTCACGGCCGGTTTCCACCCACGCAGCCTGTGGGAAAATCTGCTGCACAGCCCGTTGACTTCCCGGCAACCCCTGATTGCCGATTCCACCGGTTTGCAACTGACCGGCAAACAGCTTATCCACCGTTCCATCGTGCTGGCCATCCTTCTCCGGCGACACACCCCCCCGGGCAACGCCATCGGGGTGCTGCTGCCCACTTCCGGCGCGGCGGTTCTGGTCTTTTTCGCCCTGCAATCCCTGGGACGCCTTCCGGCCCTGCTCAACTTCACCCTGGGCTCCGCCACCCTGGCGGCCTGCGCCCGACAAGCCCGATTGAGCGTACTGGTCACCTCCAGACGCTTCGTTGCCCAAGCCAAACTCGAAGAGACCCTGGCCACCCTGGGGCGGGAATTCCCTGTTCTCTACCTGGAAGACTTGAAAAAGTCATTGAGTAACCGTGAGTTACTGCTCAGTCTCTATTGGTCGAAACGCCCAAAGGCCTGGTATCGCCGCTCCGTGCCGCAATCCGATCCCCATCAGCCGGCGGTACTCCTTTTCACTTCCGGCTCCGAAGGCAACCCGAAAGCGGTACAACTCTCCCACGCCAATCTTCTGGCCAATTGTGTCCAGATGGGATCCCGCGTCTCCTTCGGCCCCGGAGAGAGTCTGTTCAATGCCCTGCCCCTGTTCCACTCCTTTGGTCTGACGGTCTGTACCCTGGCCCCCCTCTTCTCGGGGATGCGCCTGTTTCTGCACACCTCTCCCCTCGATTTCCACAATCTGCCGGGATTGGTCTTCTCCAGCCAGGCCACCATCCTGGCCGGTACCGACACCTTTCTGGCCCGGTGGGGACGATATGCCCGCCCCGCCGATTTTCAATCCCTGCGACTGGTCTTCGCCGGAGCCGAACCGTTGCGTGAGGAGACCGAACGCTTGTGGCATCATCAGTTCGGGCTGCGCATCCTTCAGGGATACGGCGCCACCGAAACCAGCCCGGTATTGGCGGTCAACAGCCCGGACCGCAACCTGCCGGGCAGTGTCGGCCCCCTGCTGCCGGGACTGGCCGCCCGTCTGGAGCCCGTGCCCGGACTGAACCATGGAGGACGCCTGCTGGTCAGCGGGCCCAACATCATGCGGGGCTATCTGCGCGACGACGGAGACCACGGACTGGAAATCGACGACAGCGGACTGGCCTGGTACGACACCGGAGATGTGGCGGTTTTCGAGGAGGGGGGCTTTCTGCGACTCCTGGGCCGGGTCAAACGTTTTGCCAAGGTTGCCGGGGAGATGGTCTCCCTGGGAGCCATCGAGGAATTGGCCCACCGGGTATGGCCGGAAGGCCGCCATGCCGCCCTGGCCCATCCAGACGCCAGTCGCGGAGAGGTGGTCATTCTGGTTACCGAATGCCGCGACGCGCTCCTGACCCAGTTGCTGGCCGCAGGACGCGAAGAGGGATGGGGTCCGGTGCAACTGCCACGCCGTCTGCTGTTCCGGGCGGAGATCCCTTCGAACGGTACCGGGAAAATCGACTACCCGGCCCTGGGCAAGTGGCTGGCAACGGATCACCCGTGA
- a CDS encoding acyltransferase family protein, whose protein sequence is MNPETPSFPPATPRNASLDIAKGIGILAVAFSHNWIVDHEEGEWHQILFSFHLPLFFFLSGIFIQESQAMKTFALSRADALLKPYLTVLLLFCPLILWQGPASLAGYLGGMLYATGETIAVVPLWFLPHLFASLLFVKGLLPLLKDRHPRWLLTTALLLLAGGVHFIDFFWRRDLSAWPGFASFPETKLPGLPFSLDLLGISSAYLLFGYHFRQASRNFTPRILPVLAAFLGYCLLHYTFHETIDLNYRIYNSLLIDSLQAFLGIYLVMAFSAWIAGQAIFGPFLAYLGSASLFILAFHYIPQQMAFPLLAGYSDSNELIGMESFVIGIVASILAYELSRRAAWVGVFLLPMCKSGEKR, encoded by the coding sequence GTGAACCCGGAAACGCCCTCCTTTCCCCCCGCGACGCCACGCAACGCCTCCCTCGACATCGCCAAGGGAATCGGCATTCTGGCCGTCGCCTTCAGCCACAACTGGATCGTCGATCACGAAGAGGGCGAATGGCACCAAATCCTCTTTTCCTTTCACCTGCCGCTCTTTTTCTTCCTCTCCGGGATCTTCATCCAGGAATCCCAGGCGATGAAAACCTTTGCCCTCTCCCGCGCCGACGCACTGCTGAAACCCTACCTGACCGTTCTGCTGCTGTTTTGTCCGCTCATTCTGTGGCAGGGTCCCGCCTCCCTGGCGGGTTACCTCGGCGGAATGCTCTATGCCACCGGCGAGACCATCGCCGTGGTCCCGCTCTGGTTTCTGCCCCACCTCTTCGCGTCCCTGCTGTTCGTCAAGGGTTTGTTGCCCCTGTTAAAGGATCGCCATCCCCGCTGGCTGTTGACCACCGCCCTGCTCCTACTGGCCGGCGGGGTTCATTTCATCGATTTCTTCTGGAGGAGGGATCTCTCCGCATGGCCCGGATTCGCCTCTTTCCCGGAGACGAAACTGCCCGGTTTGCCCTTCAGCCTCGACCTGCTCGGTATCAGCTCCGCCTATCTCCTTTTTGGATACCATTTTCGCCAAGCCAGCCGGAATTTCACCCCCCGGATCCTGCCGGTCCTGGCAGCGTTTCTGGGCTACTGCCTGTTGCATTACACTTTCCACGAGACCATCGACCTCAACTATCGCATCTATAACTCGCTACTGATCGACTCGTTGCAGGCTTTTCTGGGCATTTATCTGGTCATGGCCTTCTCGGCGTGGATCGCCGGACAAGCCATCTTCGGACCGTTTCTGGCCTATCTGGGCTCGGCCAGTCTTTTCATCCTGGCGTTCCACTACATTCCGCAACAGATGGCTTTCCCACTGTTGGCCGGATATAGCGACTCGAATGAGCTGATTGGAATGGAGAGCTTCGTTATCGGCATCGTCGCCTCGATACTCGCGTATGAGTTGTCCAGGCGCGCTGCGTGGGTGGGAGTTTTCCTGCTGCCGATGTGCAAATCAGGGGAGAAGCGATAG